A region from the Alosa alosa isolate M-15738 ecotype Scorff River chromosome 7, AALO_Geno_1.1, whole genome shotgun sequence genome encodes:
- the LOC125297531 gene encoding NLR family CARD domain-containing protein 3-like isoform X3 — protein sequence MSDRSEQERAVAAGHRPEDEQFRWVTMKKDKEMDGPGNKSSDGEPPVFSSGQDHRLLRPQSQTYRAPSPVPSCLSMKSNWSLPLPPAFSSGPDHRLPHLTRGQCGGEQVKRNPAITPCGPLSKQEEHLRRVIENHKASLKRRFENISEGIIKPGDEILLSKIYTELYITEGESEGVNKDHEVWEVESASRRQTTEDTPINCNDIFKPLPGQEKHIRTVMTKGVAGIGKTVSVQKFILDWTDGVANQDVDFMFPLPFRELNLFRGDQYSLHKLLLDFHPELNELKDGEGYKDCQVVFIFDGLDESRLTLDLEQNSKLSDIKQTSSVDVLMTSLIQRTLLPSALIWITSRPAAASQIPAQYIDQVTEVRGFNDPQKEEYFRKKISDENQANRIISHIKVSRSLHIMCHIPVFCWIAATVLQQMLEKKNIKYIPKTLTEMFIHFLLIQTTRKDQKYHGGTKANQKKLLESQREMLLKLAELAFKSLENGNLMFYEEDLQKCGIGVPEASVYSGMCTEIFKEESVFHQKKVYCFVHLSVQEFLAALYVFHSYMTENLEALKSFINDKYRHRHDPSPSVVSCLSMLSLRSQDHLQVLLKSAVDKALESRNGHLDLFLRFLMGISLESNQRLLKGLLNCTHSMSKSIKEICQYIKKLNREDLSPERCINLFHCLFEMNDHSMQNEIQNYLSSPKNINREWSPAHCSAMAHMLLMSEEVLEEFDLKKYNTSDEGRRRLLPALRFCTKARLAYCKLTHKSGEDVASILQSPNFLIELDMSHNDLGDSGIQLLTKGLSSPHCKLHTLRA from the exons ATGAGTGACAGAAGTGAACAGGAGAGGGCGGTCGCTGCAGGTCACAGACCAGAGGATGAACAATTTCGGTGGGTGACCATGAAGAAAGACAAGGAAATGGATGGTCCTGGCAACAAATCCTCTGATGGAGA ACCACCTGTATTCAGCAGTGGACAAGACCACAGACTCCTTCGACCACA ATCACAGACATACAGAGCTCCATCTCCAGTGCCCAGCTGTTTGTCCATGAAGAGTAACTGGTCCTTACCCTTACCTCCTGCATTCAGCAGTGGACCAGATCACAGACTCCCACA TCTGACTCGGGGTCAGTGTGGCGGTGAGCAGGTAAAGAGGAACCCAGCCATCACCCCCTGTGGGCCCCTGAGCAAACAAG AAGAGCACCTAAGGAGAGTTATAGAGAATCATAAAGCCAGTCTGAAGAGGAGGTTTGAGAACATATCTGAAGGCATCATCAAACCAGGAGATGAAATACTCCTCAGTAAGATATACACAGAGCTATAcatcacagagggagagagtgaaggggtgAATAAGGATCATGAGGTTTGGGAGGTAGAGTCAGCATCTCGACGACAAACCACAGAAGACACACCAATCAACTGCAATGACATATTCAAACCCTTACCTGGACAGGAGAAGCACATCAGAACTGTGATGACCAAAGGTGTTGCTGGCATTGGAAAAACAGTCTCAGTGCAGAAGTTCATTCTTGACTGGACAGATGGGGTAGCCAATCAGGATGTAGATTTTATGTTTCCCCTTCCTTTCCGTGAGCTGAATTTATTTAGGGGTGATCAGTATAGTCTTCACAAGCTCCTGCTTGATTTCCACCCTGAACTGAACGAGCTGAAAGATGGTGAAGGATACAAAGACTGTCAGGTTGTGTTCATCTTTGATGGTTTGGACGAGAGTCGGTTGACTCTGGATCTGGAACAGAACAGTAAGTTGTCTGATATAAAACAAACATCATCAGTTGATGTTCTGATGACGAGCCTCATTCAGAGAACTCTGCTTCCCTCTGCACTTATCTGGATAACCTCACGACCAGCAGCAGCCAGTCAAATTCCTGCTCAGTATATTGACCAGGTAACAGAAGTACGAGGATTTAATGACCCACAGAAGGAAGAGTACTTCAGGAAGAAAATCAGTGATGAGAATCAGGCCAACAGAATCATCTCACACATTAAGGTATCTAGGAGTCTCCACATCATGTGCCACATTCCTGTCTTCTGTTGGATTGCAGCTACTGTACTTCAGCAGATGCTGGAGAAGAAAAACATCAAATACATTCCCAAAACGCTAACTGAGATGTTCATACACTTCTTGCTCATTCAGACTACCAGGAAGGATCAGAAATATCACGGTGGAACTAAAGCAAATCAAAAGAAACTTCTGGAATCTCAGAGAGAAATGTTACTGAAGCTGGCAGAACTGGCTTTCAAGAGTTTGGAAAATGGAAATCTGATGTTTTATGAGGAAGATCTTCAAAAGTGTGGCATTGGTGTCCCTGAAGCCTCAGTGTACTCTGGCATGTGCACTGAGATCTTTAAGGAAGAATCTGTGTTTCACCAGAAGAAAGTCTACTGctttgtgcatctgagtgtTCAGGAGTTTCTGGCAGCTCTGTATGTGTTTCACTCTTACATGACTGAGAATCTTGAAGCACTGAAATCCTTCATCAATGACAAATATAGACATAGGCATGATCCCAGCCCCTCAGTTGTATCATGTCTATCAATGCTGAGCTTAAGATCACAGGATCATCTACAGGTCTTACTTAAGAGTGCAGTGGATAAGGCATTGGAGAGCAGGAATGGACACCTCGATCTTTTCCTTCGCTTCCTTATGGGCATCTCTCTGGAGAGCAATCAGAGACTTTTGAAAGGTCTACTGAACTGCACACATAGCATGTCAAAGAGCATTAAAGAAATATGTCAGTATATTAAGAAGCTCAACAGAGAAGATCTCTCTCCAGAACGATGCATCAATCTTTTTCACTGCTTATTTGAAATGAATGATCATTCCATGCAAAATGAAATTCAAAATTACTTGTCTTCACCAAAGAACATCAACCGGGAGTGGTCCCCTGCCCACTGTTCAGCAATGGCCCACATGCTTCTGATGTCTGAGGAGGTGCTGGAGGAGTTTGACCTGAAGAAATACAACACATCAGATGAGGGACGCAGGAGACTGCTCCCAGCTCTGAGGTTCTGCACAAAAGCACG ACTTGCTTATTGCAAACTCACACATAAGTCCGGTGAGGATGTGGCTTCAATTCTACAGTCACCAAACTTCCTGATAGAGCTGGACATGAGTCACAATGACCTGGGAGATTCTGGAATTCAGCTTCTCACTAAGGGACTGTCTAGTCCCCACTGCAAACTGCACACATTAAG GGCTTGA